A region from the Poecilia reticulata strain Guanapo linkage group LG12, Guppy_female_1.0+MT, whole genome shotgun sequence genome encodes:
- the LOC103473571 gene encoding ankyrin-1-like isoform X8: MAAQGDHMDCVRQLLQYNAEIDDITLDHLTPLHVAAHCGHHRMAKVLLDKGAKANARALNGFTPLHIACKKNHMRSMDLLLKHSASLEAVTESGLTPLHVAAFMGHLNIVKNLLQRGASPNASNVKVETPLHMASRAGHCEVAQFLLQNAAQVDAKAKDDQTPLHCAARMGHKELVKLLLEHKANPDSATTAGHTPLHIAAREGHIHTIRILLDAGAQQVKMTKKGFTPLHVASKYGKVDVAELLLERGANPNAAGKNGLTPLHVAVHHNNLDVVKLLVSKGGSAHSTARNGYTPLHIAAKQNQVEVASVLLQNGASPNAESLQGITPLHLASQEGRPDIVALLISKQANVNLGNKNGLTPLHLVAQEGHVGIADTLVKQGASVYAASRMGYTPLHVACHYGNIKMVKFLLQQQAHVNAKTRMGYTPLHQAAQQGHTDIVTLLLKHGAMPNEITSNGTSPLGIAKRLGYISVIDVLKLVTEESVSAMTTEKHRMSFPETVDEILDVSEDEGVCQLTLGDELLGLDGARYLKLDDFKDQDDDFLSPKKTLRDFEGGAGTTPYSPAIPRIPCVSPETVQLDQHTPIPLPKEYDEDSLIPSSPATETSDNVSPVASPIHTGFLVSFMVDARGGSMRGSRHHGLRVIIPPRTCAAPTRITCRLVKPQKLTTPPPLVEGEGLASRIISLGPSSMQFLGPVIVEIPHFASLARGDRELVVLRSENGSVWKEHRNRYGDEVLETILNGMDEDLESQEELEKKRIRRIISTDFPLYFAVVSRIQQESDLIGPEGGRLTSKLVPHVEAIFPETAVTKRVRLGLQAQPIPDELLTRQLGNQATFSPVVTIEPRRRKFHRPIGLRIPLPPSWRESPRDAGEGDTTSLRLLCSVIGGTAPAQWEDITGTTKLMYASSCASFTTNVSARFWLADCPRTAEAVTFANLLYKELMSVPYMAKFVIFAKMNEAREGRLRCYCMTDDKMDKTLELHENFSEVARSRDIELMEGMPLHLECSGNLVPIRKATQQPRSFSFQAFRDNRLPVSVKVRDSNKEATGFLSFLRKCTKYEDSQHVLCNLNITMPPCVKVAGSEERRRTLTPLALRERYSALNEPGVASVNAMERTEIKINIISDQLGLSWAELARELQFSVDDINRIRVENPNSLLDQSSALLNLWLSREGKRAKMESLYTALKNIDRADIVSSLEGQAPQQGPGLSEEGACRLADRDSTLLSPSVINEITDTRPSRIVHKPRVIRPPFFRRGQQVYAQHGEMTGLRPPEHNGDNRMVGGGAFQPYLPDKDSLQGWVGSASSGHGGSVPGLHTVQEALLTPETGQQAWEQEQRRGQKEEKADCSAEAKFVEERGIALSRKVGMDVRKGAQSLQRTSLRRVKH, translated from the exons ATGGCAGCTCAGGGGGATCACATGGACTGCGTCAGGCAGCTACTGCAATACAATGCTGAGATTGACGACATCACACTGGACCATCTGACCCCGCTTCATGTAGCAGCCCACTGCGGTCACCATCGCATGGCCAAAGTCCTTCTGGACAAGGGAGCCAAAGCTAATGCTCGTGCGCTG AATGGCTTCACACCTCTTCATATTGCTTGCAAGAAGAACCACATGAGGTCAATGGACCTGCTGTTAAAGCACTCTGCTTCCTTGGAAGCTGTCACGGAG TCGGGTCTCACTCCTCTTCATGTAGCAGCATTCATGGGCCATCTAAACATAGTAAAGAACCTGCTCCAAAGAGGGGCTTCACCTAATGCTTCCAATGTG AAAGTGGAGACYCCCCTCCATATGGCCTCCAGAGCAGGACACTGTGAAGTGGCTCAGTTCCTGCTACAGAACGCAGCGCAAGTGGACGCAAAAGCAAAG GATGACCAGACACCCCTACACTGTGCGGCTCGTATGGGCCACAAGGAATTGGTCAAGCTGCTCCTAGAGCACAAGGCTAACCCTGACTCAGCGACGACTGCAGGTCACACGCCTTTACACATCGCTGCACGTGAAGGACACATCCACACCATACGGATATTATTAGACGCAGGAGCCCAACAAGTGAAGATGACAAAG AAAGGTTTCACTCCTCTCCATGTAGCTTCTAAATATGGAAAAGTGGATGTAGCGGAGCTTCTTCTGGAAAGAGGCGCCAATCCAAATGCAGCAGGGAAA AACGGTCTGACACCCCTTCATGTGGCCGTGCATCACAACAACCTGGATGTTGTTAAACTCCTGGTCAGCAAGGGAGGATCTGCCCACAGCACTGCCCGA AACGGTTACACTCCTCTGCACATAGCTGCCAAGCAGAACCAGGTGGAGGTGGCCAGTGTTCTGCTTCAGAAYGGAGCGTCCCCAAATGCAGAGTCCCTCCAAGGCATCACGCCCTTGCACCTGGCTTCACARGAGGGGCGGCCCGACATTGTGGCTCTGCTCATCTCCAAACAGGCAAATGTAAACCTCGGAAACAAG AATGGACTGACTCCTCTGCATCTCGTAGCTCAGGAGGGTCATGTGGGCATCGCAGACACTTTGGTCAAACAGGGCGCATCCGTTTATGCTGCTTCACGG ATGGGCTATACCCCCCTCCATGTGGCCTGTCACTATGGAAACATAAAGATGGTGAAGTTTCTTCTGCARCAGCAGGCTCATGTGAATGCCAAAACAAGG ATGGGCTACACCCCTCTGCACCAAGCAGCTCAACAGGGCCACACTGACATTGTGACTTTACTACTRAAACATGGAGCCATGCCTAATGAAATCACATCA aatgGGACATCTCCTCTTGGCATCGCTAAGCGATTGGGTTACATTTCTGTCATCGACGTGCTAAAGCTGGTTACAGAGGAGTCTGTTTCCGCT ATGACCACAGAGAAGCATCGGATGAGCTTTCCTGAGACAGTAGATGAGATTTTGGATGTTTCTGAAGATGAAG GAGTTTGCCAGCTAACTTTAG GAGATGAATTGCTCGGGCTGGATGGCGCACGCTATTTGAAACTTGATGACTTCAAAGACCAGGATGATGACTTTCTCTCCCCAAAGAAAACCCTGAGAGATTTTGAGGGGGGGGCGGGAACCAC GCCATACTCCCCTGCTATTCCCAGGATTCCTTGTGTGTCCCCGGAGACAGTACAGCTCGACCAG CACACGCCCATCCCTTTACCAAAAGAGTATGATGAGGATTCTCTTATACCGAGTAGTCCCGCTACAGAGACCTCAGACAACGTCAGCCCTGTGGCCAGCCCCATTCACACAGG GTTCCTGGTGAGTTTCATGGTGGATGCACGTGGAGGCTCCATGCGAGGAAGCAGACACCACGGCTTGCGGGTGATCATCCCTCCCCGCACCTGCGCTGCACCGACACGCATCACCTGCCGTCTTGTGAAACCCCAGAAACTGACGACGCCTCCTCCACTGGTGGAGGGAGAGGGCCTGGCTAGTCGCATCATCTCCCTGGGGCCCTCCAGCATGCAGTTTCTGGG GCCTGTCATAGTGGAAATCCCCCACTTTGCCTCATTGGCCCGTGGGGACAGGGAACTTGTGGTCCTCCGAAGTGAAAACGGCTCCGTTTGGAAGGAACATCGCAATCGCTATGGAGACGAAGTGCTAGAAACCATTTTGAATGGCATGGATGAAG ACTTGGAGAGTCAAGAGGAGCTGGAGAAGAAGAGGATACGTCGAATCATCTCCACCGACTTCCCCCTCTACTTTGCTGTAGTCTCTCGCATTCAGCAGGAAAGCGATCTCATCGGCCCCGAAGGTGGCCGGCTCACCAGCAAGCTGGTGCCCCACGTGGAAGCCATCTTCCCTGAGACGGCCGTCACCAAGAGAGTGAGGCTGGGATTGCAG GCACAACCAATCCCTGATGAACTGCTAACTAGGCAGCTGGGAAACCAGGCAACCTTCAGCCCGGTGGTTACAATCGAACCCCGGCGGCGCAAGTTCCACCGTCCAATTGGTCTGCGCATTCCTTTACCTCCATCCTGGAGGGAAAGTCCACGTGATGCAGGGGAGGGAGACACCACCAGCTTGCGCCTTCTCTGCAGTGTTATAG GTGGAACAGCTCCAGCTCAGTGGGAGGACATTACTGGAACCACCAAGCTGATGTACGCGAGTAGCTGTGCCAGTTTCACCACCAACGTGTCTGCAAG ATTCTGGCTGGCAGATTGTCCTCGTACAGCAGAGGCAGTGACCTTTGCCAACTTGCTGTACAAGGAGCTCATGTCAGTCCCATATATGGCCAAATTTGTAATTTTCGCGAAGATGAACGAAGCTCGGGAAGGTCGATTGCGTTGCTACTGCATGACAGATGACAAGATGGACAAGACTCTGGAACTGCACGAAAACTTCTCAGAGGTGGCCCGAAGTCGAGACATCGAG CTTATGGAGGGCATGCCGCTGCACCTGGAGTGTTCTGGGAATTTAGTGCCCATCCGGAAGGCCACTCAGCAGCCTCGCAGCTTCAGCTTCCAGGCCTTCAGAGACAACAGACTGCCTGTTTCTGTCAAG GTGAGGGACAGTAACAAGGAAGCCACTGGGTTTCTGTCTTTTCTGAGGAAATGCACAAAGTACGAGGACTCGCAACACGTCTTGTGTAACCTTAATATAACTATGCCACCTTGTGTCAAG GTTGCTGGGAGTGAGGAACGCAGGCGAACTTTGACCCCTCTGGCCCTGAGAGAGCGCTACAGTGCACTGAACGAGCCCGGTGTGG CTTCAGTGAACGCCATGGAGAGAACCGAGATCAAAATCAACATCATATCTGATCAGCTGGGCTTAAGCTGGGCAG AGTTGGCGCGAGAGCTTCAGTTTAGCGTTGACGACATCAACAGGATCCGTGTAGAAAATCCAAACTCCCTTTTGGACCAGAGCTCCGCCCTGCTCAACCTGTGGCTCAGCAGAGAGGGCAAAAGGGCCAAAA TGGAGAGCTTGTACACTGCTTTAAAGAACATTGACCGTGCAGATATCGTGTCTTCACTTGAGGGTCAGGCCCCACAACAGGGGCCCGGGTTGTCAGAAGAGGGGGCCTGTCGTCTGGCGGACAGAGACTCTACATTGTTGTCCCCCAGTGTCATTAATG AGATCACGGACACAAGGCCTTCACGCATAGTGCACAAGCCAAGAGTTATTAGACCCCCGTTTTTCAGAAGGG GCCAGCAGGTGTATGCCCAGCATGGTGAGATGACTGGGCTCAGGCCACCGGAACACAACGGGGACAACCG GATGGTGGGAGGTGGAGCATTTCAGCCATACTTGCCAGACAAGGACTCCCTGCAGGGCTGGGTGGGCTCGGCGTCATCCGGACATGGCGGAAGTGTGCCAGGCTTGCACACAGTCCAGGAAGCCTTACTGACTCCG GAGACGGGCCAGCAAGCTTGGGAGCAGGAGCAGAGGCGTGGCCAG AAAGAAGAGAAGGCGGACTGCTCTGCCGAGGCTAAATTTGTTGAAGAACGTGGAATTGCGCTCTCTAGAAAA GTGGGGATGGATGTAAGAAAGGGTGCTCAGTCATTGCAGCGCACCAGTCTCCGGAGAGTTAAACACTGA
- the LOC103473571 gene encoding ankyrin-1-like isoform X3, whose translation MAAQGDHMDCVRQLLQYNAEIDDITLDHLTPLHVAAHCGHHRMAKVLLDKGAKANARALNGFTPLHIACKKNHMRSMDLLLKHSASLEAVTESGLTPLHVAAFMGHLNIVKNLLQRGASPNASNVKVETPLHMASRAGHCEVAQFLLQNAAQVDAKAKDDQTPLHCAARMGHKELVKLLLEHKANPDSATTAGHTPLHIAAREGHIHTIRILLDAGAQQVKMTKKGFTPLHVASKYGKVDVAELLLERGANPNAAGKNGLTPLHVAVHHNNLDVVKLLVSKGGSAHSTARNGYTPLHIAAKQNQVEVASVLLQNGASPNAESLQGITPLHLASQEGRPDIVALLISKQANVNLGNKNGLTPLHLVAQEGHVGIADTLVKQGASVYAASRMGYTPLHVACHYGNIKMVKFLLQQQAHVNAKTRMGYTPLHQAAQQGHTDIVTLLLKHGAMPNEITSNGTSPLGIAKRLGYISVIDVLKLVTEESVSAMTTEKHRMSFPETVDEILDVSEDEGDELLGLDGARYLKLDDFKDQDDDFLSPKKTLRDFEGGAGTTPYSPAIPRIPCVSPETVQLDQHTPIPLPKEYDEDSLIPSSPATETSDNVSPVASPIHTGFLVSFMVDARGGSMRGSRHHGLRVIIPPRTCAAPTRITCRLVKPQKLTTPPPLVEGEGLASRIISLGPSSMQFLGPVIVEIPHFASLARGDRELVVLRSENGSVWKEHRNRYGDEVLETILNGMDEDLESQEELEKKRIRRIISTDFPLYFAVVSRIQQESDLIGPEGGRLTSKLVPHVEAIFPETAVTKRVRLGLQAQPIPDELLTRQLGNQATFSPVVTIEPRRRKFHRPIGLRIPLPPSWRESPRDAGEGDTTSLRLLCSVIGGTAPAQWEDITGTTKLMYASSCASFTTNVSARFWLADCPRTAEAVTFANLLYKELMSVPYMAKFVIFAKMNEAREGRLRCYCMTDDKMDKTLELHENFSEVARSRDIELMEGMPLHLECSGNLVPIRKATQQPRSFSFQAFRDNRLPVSVKVRDSNKEATGFLSFLRKCTKYEDSQHVLCNLNITMPPCVKVAGSEERRRTLTPLALRERYSALNEPGVASVNAMERTEIKINIISDQLGLSWAELARELQFSVDDINRIRVENPNSLLDQSSALLNLWLSREGKRAKMESLYTALKNIDRADIVSSLEGQAPQQGPGLSEEGACRLADRDSTLLSPSVINEITDTRPSRIVHKPRVIRPPFFRRGYGLVQEELVSPASMQYSLPSPLGVEPYWQEVSSLECAPIATTEEDTLMEMSDVQVWPAGVSPSLVTVEDSSLDGSSRADDSEGATLSLPCSLGRPSSGASGASGSIMELEEEEEEEEEGGEVEEEEVPQEPASALAERDRVRATGAVPKVNLNGQPGGQRSDARRGDGVAVGGGTKGGVGGVGLGSVEGISLVAGQQVYAQHGEMTGLRPPEHNGDNRMVGGGAFQPYLPDKDSLQGWVGSASSGHGGSVPGLHTVQEALLTPETGQQAWEQEQRRGQKEEKADCSAEAKFVEERGIALSRKVGMDVRKGAQSLQRTSLRRVKH comes from the exons ATGGCAGCTCAGGGGGATCACATGGACTGCGTCAGGCAGCTACTGCAATACAATGCTGAGATTGACGACATCACACTGGACCATCTGACCCCGCTTCATGTAGCAGCCCACTGCGGTCACCATCGCATGGCCAAAGTCCTTCTGGACAAGGGAGCCAAAGCTAATGCTCGTGCGCTG AATGGCTTCACACCTCTTCATATTGCTTGCAAGAAGAACCACATGAGGTCAATGGACCTGCTGTTAAAGCACTCTGCTTCCTTGGAAGCTGTCACGGAG TCGGGTCTCACTCCTCTTCATGTAGCAGCATTCATGGGCCATCTAAACATAGTAAAGAACCTGCTCCAAAGAGGGGCTTCACCTAATGCTTCCAATGTG AAAGTGGAGACYCCCCTCCATATGGCCTCCAGAGCAGGACACTGTGAAGTGGCTCAGTTCCTGCTACAGAACGCAGCGCAAGTGGACGCAAAAGCAAAG GATGACCAGACACCCCTACACTGTGCGGCTCGTATGGGCCACAAGGAATTGGTCAAGCTGCTCCTAGAGCACAAGGCTAACCCTGACTCAGCGACGACTGCAGGTCACACGCCTTTACACATCGCTGCACGTGAAGGACACATCCACACCATACGGATATTATTAGACGCAGGAGCCCAACAAGTGAAGATGACAAAG AAAGGTTTCACTCCTCTCCATGTAGCTTCTAAATATGGAAAAGTGGATGTAGCGGAGCTTCTTCTGGAAAGAGGCGCCAATCCAAATGCAGCAGGGAAA AACGGTCTGACACCCCTTCATGTGGCCGTGCATCACAACAACCTGGATGTTGTTAAACTCCTGGTCAGCAAGGGAGGATCTGCCCACAGCACTGCCCGA AACGGTTACACTCCTCTGCACATAGCTGCCAAGCAGAACCAGGTGGAGGTGGCCAGTGTTCTGCTTCAGAAYGGAGCGTCCCCAAATGCAGAGTCCCTCCAAGGCATCACGCCCTTGCACCTGGCTTCACARGAGGGGCGGCCCGACATTGTGGCTCTGCTCATCTCCAAACAGGCAAATGTAAACCTCGGAAACAAG AATGGACTGACTCCTCTGCATCTCGTAGCTCAGGAGGGTCATGTGGGCATCGCAGACACTTTGGTCAAACAGGGCGCATCCGTTTATGCTGCTTCACGG ATGGGCTATACCCCCCTCCATGTGGCCTGTCACTATGGAAACATAAAGATGGTGAAGTTTCTTCTGCARCAGCAGGCTCATGTGAATGCCAAAACAAGG ATGGGCTACACCCCTCTGCACCAAGCAGCTCAACAGGGCCACACTGACATTGTGACTTTACTACTRAAACATGGAGCCATGCCTAATGAAATCACATCA aatgGGACATCTCCTCTTGGCATCGCTAAGCGATTGGGTTACATTTCTGTCATCGACGTGCTAAAGCTGGTTACAGAGGAGTCTGTTTCCGCT ATGACCACAGAGAAGCATCGGATGAGCTTTCCTGAGACAGTAGATGAGATTTTGGATGTTTCTGAAGATGAAG GAGATGAATTGCTCGGGCTGGATGGCGCACGCTATTTGAAACTTGATGACTTCAAAGACCAGGATGATGACTTTCTCTCCCCAAAGAAAACCCTGAGAGATTTTGAGGGGGGGGCGGGAACCAC GCCATACTCCCCTGCTATTCCCAGGATTCCTTGTGTGTCCCCGGAGACAGTACAGCTCGACCAG CACACGCCCATCCCTTTACCAAAAGAGTATGATGAGGATTCTCTTATACCGAGTAGTCCCGCTACAGAGACCTCAGACAACGTCAGCCCTGTGGCCAGCCCCATTCACACAGG GTTCCTGGTGAGTTTCATGGTGGATGCACGTGGAGGCTCCATGCGAGGAAGCAGACACCACGGCTTGCGGGTGATCATCCCTCCCCGCACCTGCGCTGCACCGACACGCATCACCTGCCGTCTTGTGAAACCCCAGAAACTGACGACGCCTCCTCCACTGGTGGAGGGAGAGGGCCTGGCTAGTCGCATCATCTCCCTGGGGCCCTCCAGCATGCAGTTTCTGGG GCCTGTCATAGTGGAAATCCCCCACTTTGCCTCATTGGCCCGTGGGGACAGGGAACTTGTGGTCCTCCGAAGTGAAAACGGCTCCGTTTGGAAGGAACATCGCAATCGCTATGGAGACGAAGTGCTAGAAACCATTTTGAATGGCATGGATGAAG ACTTGGAGAGTCAAGAGGAGCTGGAGAAGAAGAGGATACGTCGAATCATCTCCACCGACTTCCCCCTCTACTTTGCTGTAGTCTCTCGCATTCAGCAGGAAAGCGATCTCATCGGCCCCGAAGGTGGCCGGCTCACCAGCAAGCTGGTGCCCCACGTGGAAGCCATCTTCCCTGAGACGGCCGTCACCAAGAGAGTGAGGCTGGGATTGCAG GCACAACCAATCCCTGATGAACTGCTAACTAGGCAGCTGGGAAACCAGGCAACCTTCAGCCCGGTGGTTACAATCGAACCCCGGCGGCGCAAGTTCCACCGTCCAATTGGTCTGCGCATTCCTTTACCTCCATCCTGGAGGGAAAGTCCACGTGATGCAGGGGAGGGAGACACCACCAGCTTGCGCCTTCTCTGCAGTGTTATAG GTGGAACAGCTCCAGCTCAGTGGGAGGACATTACTGGAACCACCAAGCTGATGTACGCGAGTAGCTGTGCCAGTTTCACCACCAACGTGTCTGCAAG ATTCTGGCTGGCAGATTGTCCTCGTACAGCAGAGGCAGTGACCTTTGCCAACTTGCTGTACAAGGAGCTCATGTCAGTCCCATATATGGCCAAATTTGTAATTTTCGCGAAGATGAACGAAGCTCGGGAAGGTCGATTGCGTTGCTACTGCATGACAGATGACAAGATGGACAAGACTCTGGAACTGCACGAAAACTTCTCAGAGGTGGCCCGAAGTCGAGACATCGAG CTTATGGAGGGCATGCCGCTGCACCTGGAGTGTTCTGGGAATTTAGTGCCCATCCGGAAGGCCACTCAGCAGCCTCGCAGCTTCAGCTTCCAGGCCTTCAGAGACAACAGACTGCCTGTTTCTGTCAAG GTGAGGGACAGTAACAAGGAAGCCACTGGGTTTCTGTCTTTTCTGAGGAAATGCACAAAGTACGAGGACTCGCAACACGTCTTGTGTAACCTTAATATAACTATGCCACCTTGTGTCAAG GTTGCTGGGAGTGAGGAACGCAGGCGAACTTTGACCCCTCTGGCCCTGAGAGAGCGCTACAGTGCACTGAACGAGCCCGGTGTGG CTTCAGTGAACGCCATGGAGAGAACCGAGATCAAAATCAACATCATATCTGATCAGCTGGGCTTAAGCTGGGCAG AGTTGGCGCGAGAGCTTCAGTTTAGCGTTGACGACATCAACAGGATCCGTGTAGAAAATCCAAACTCCCTTTTGGACCAGAGCTCCGCCCTGCTCAACCTGTGGCTCAGCAGAGAGGGCAAAAGGGCCAAAA TGGAGAGCTTGTACACTGCTTTAAAGAACATTGACCGTGCAGATATCGTGTCTTCACTTGAGGGTCAGGCCCCACAACAGGGGCCCGGGTTGTCAGAAGAGGGGGCCTGTCGTCTGGCGGACAGAGACTCTACATTGTTGTCCCCCAGTGTCATTAATG AGATCACGGACACAAGGCCTTCACGCATAGTGCACAAGCCAAGAGTTATTAGACCCCCGTTTTTCAGAAGGG GTTATGGGCTGGTGCAGGAGGAGCTTGTGTCCCCGGCCTCCATGCAGTACAGCTTGCCCTCTCCATTGGGTGTGGAGCCATACTGGCAGGAGGTTTCCAGCCTGGAGTGTGCGCCCATTGCCACCACGGAGGAAGACACACTAATGGAGATGTCGGATGTTCAGGTGTGGCCAGCAGGGGTCAGCCCCTCGCTGGTCACAGTTGAGGACTCGTCGCTAGATGGTAGCAGTCGAGCAGATGACTCTGAGGGCGCGACGCTTTCCTTGCCCTGCAGCTTGGGCCGTCCAAGCAGCGGAGCCAGTGGGGCCAGCGGTTCCATTATggagctggaggaagaggaggaggaggaggaggaggggggagaggtagaagaggaggaagtgcCACAAGAGCCAGCAAGTGCACTGGCAGAACGGGACAGGGTGAGGGCCACTGGTGCTGTTCCCAAGGTCAATCTGAACGGGCAACcgggaggtcagaggtcagacgcAAGGAGAGGGGACGGTGTGGCGGTGGGAGGAGGAACTAAAGGAGGAGTTGGTGGTGTGGGGCTGGGCTCAGTGGAAGGGATTTCTCTTGTTGCAGGCCAGCAGGTGTATGCCCAGCATGGTGAGATGACTGGGCTCAGGCCACCGGAACACAACGGGGACAACCG GATGGTGGGAGGTGGAGCATTTCAGCCATACTTGCCAGACAAGGACTCCCTGCAGGGCTGGGTGGGCTCGGCGTCATCCGGACATGGCGGAAGTGTGCCAGGCTTGCACACAGTCCAGGAAGCCTTACTGACTCCG GAGACGGGCCAGCAAGCTTGGGAGCAGGAGCAGAGGCGTGGCCAG AAAGAAGAGAAGGCGGACTGCTCTGCCGAGGCTAAATTTGTTGAAGAACGTGGAATTGCGCTCTCTAGAAAA GTGGGGATGGATGTAAGAAAGGGTGCTCAGTCATTGCAGCGCACCAGTCTCCGGAGAGTTAAACACTGA